The DNA window taattaaaataaatataataatttttaattaatatattaaattattaaattataatttgttaacttaatataatataatataatataatattttctattttataattatttaaacattatcatattattattctacaaggtttgaaattaatctcgtaaaaataatataatgaattatgATTAAAGAACAAAATTGTTATACttataatgagaaaaaaaatagaaaatataatacGATTTTATGTATagcaataatttattaaatttagaaggataaaatggtattttagtaataaaaaaaatagagtaattAGCTtaacttttttcatttttaaaataaatttaatatttaacttaacatattttcacttaagtctataaaaataaataagtaatttagtaaattaagtGATGAGTCAAGTTATAAAATAGGACtgatttacttaatttaattcacacgttttaactaagtaaataaatttgtttgtaatttcacacaaatttgacattttttttactgtaagggtgtgtttgatgatggggaattggaattggaattggcattgaattacaattcaattcctatgtttggaaaattgatagaattgtaattcaattccaattcctatgtttgggaaaatgatagaattgtaattcaattctaattccaatatttgtaaaataaaatatcggttcaaaatattaacttttaaaatatgttttgacgttttgacacgtttaatacgtttttgacattttttcacattttcacacgtttttcacgttttccacacgttttaacacgtttttcacattttcacacatatttcacatttttcacacatttttcacgtttttcatgtttttcaaacgtttttcacgtttttcacatgtttttcacgtttttcacacgttttcacgtttttcacacgttttaacacgtttttcacgttttcacacgtttttacacgttttcacacgttttcacacgttttcacgttttttacacgttttaatacgttttcacgtttttcacacattacaacacgtttttcacgtttttcacacgtttttcatgtttttcacacattttcacacgtttttcacacgtttttcatgttttcacgtttttcacacgttttaacacgttttacacgtttttcacgtttttcacgttttcacacattttcacacgttttaacacgtttttcacgtttttcacgtgttaaacgtgttaaacgtgtttaaacgtgtgaaaaacgtgaaaacgtgaaaaacgtaaaaaacatgtgaaacgtgtcaacaacgtgttaaaaacgttttaaacgtgttaaaaacatgaaaacgtgtcaaaaacgtgttaaacgttccaaacatgtgaaaaacgtgttaaacatgccaaaacgtgaaaagcgtgttaaatgtgtcaaaaatgtggtaaacgtgtcaaaaacgtaaaaaaatgttaaatgtgtgaaaaacgtgaaaacatgttaaacgtgtcaaaaatgtaaaaaaaatgtgtttaatgtgtcaaaaccgtgaaaacgtgttaaacgtgtcaaaaacgtgttaaacatgtgaaaatcttgttaaacgtgtcaaaacgtgttaaacgtgtcaaaaatgtggtaaacgtgtcaaaaacgtaaaaaaatgtgttaaatgtgtcaaaaacgtgaaaacgtgttaaacgtgtcaaaaacgtgttaaaaatgtgaaaaacttgttaaacgtgctaaaacgtgaaaaacgtgtcaaaaatgtggtaaacgtgtcaaaaacgtaaaaaaacgtgttaaatgtgtcaaaaacgtgaaaacgcgttaaacatgtcaaaaacgtaaaaaaacgtgttacatgtgtcaaaaacatgaaaacgtgttaaacgcgtcaaaaacgtgttaaatatgtgaaaaacttgttaaacgtgccaaaacgtgcaaaatgtgccaaaacgtaaaaaacgtgtcaaacgtgtcaaaaacgtgttaaacgtgttaaaaacgtgaaaatcatgttaaacgtgtcaaaaacgtgttaaacgtgtcaaagacgtgaaaaacgtgtgaaatatgtcaataacgtgttaaacatgtcaatgacgtgaaaaacgtgttaaatgtgtcaaaacgtgttaaacgtgacaaaaacgtgttaaacgtgccaaaaacgtgttaaacgtgttaaaaacgtgaaaatcatgttaaacgtgtcaaaaacgtgttagacgtgtcaagaacgtgaaaaacgtgttaaacgtgccaaaaacgtgttaaacgtgccaaaaacgtattaaacgtgtcaaaaacgtgttaaacgtgccaaaatatgaaaatatgttaaacgtgtaaaaaacgtgttaaaaacgtgtaaaacgtgtttaatgtgtgaaaaacgtgttaaatatgtcaaaaacatgaaaaacgtgttaatttggaattacaattccgacctaaaaaaataggaattgagaactatcaaattacactacatccaattccattggaattctaattccaattccaattcttaatattaaagtgtctaacaaacataagaattggaattggaccctccaattccaattccaatgccaatttcagggctatcaaacacaccctaaatgaaaatacaattcaaattattaatttttttttcttttattaaatgtGCTAGATCTTTTCATCTTTTCAAATGATTCTTAGACCGGGtctttttgggttatttaaaaaatcaaaaaaaattaaaatcacttCTTAACAATCTCATCACTcgttttattaacaaaaatattaaaatatcctatattttaaattattattttttattttatttatatatattaatatttttatgtctttgtactaaaaataattatcacctcTTCAAATTTAtcgagttaattttttttttttttaatctcactCACTCACTGTATTCATACGGTCTTAATTAAATAGTTGGTGGtacacataaaaaataattgtacaGCTTGTCCCACGTGATGAGAAACACGTTAACTAACTaaagagaatataaaataaaataaaagactaAACAGGTAAATAAGCATTtgaaatattctaatcaaataaaattcacactaAGACTATTGTTGTCTTCATTTAAGTCCTTCCATTATAAATCCAATTTATTATgaaccattttattttattttatttagaaatttagtTTTATGTGGGATCTGCGGGTCGGCAACCCAACCAGCTAATAAATCACGCCAAGCTTGATGAATAAGATAGCAAGCCGGCCCTGAAATTTGGGTACCCATACCATttagaaaaatgttaaaaaatatttttgctaCTCTAATTTTAgctcaaaaaattatttaaaaaataattttagtccaaaaaaaattattgtttagatttaaattcataaccaaataaaaaatttatttttcatccaaAACAATTAAGAAACACTTTTTTgttaaaacttttattattctttaacaAATTGACTGCTCTGAATTTGGGCTGCCCTAACTTGTTTGCTTGTTGAGTTTACCTTAGAGTCGGTCATATTGTTGTACTTCACGCGCGAGAGGACAGAATGAAGCGCGTATTCGCACTACCATAGAGGGTTTGGAGACGTGGCAGCAAGCGCCGTGGACAGAACAGGAAGACCTAATTATGTGTTGTCTCCCACGGTCCCCTTAGACTAGAATATAAGAGTCTGTCGGACGGATTTCATATATGGAAATTCACGATGTTTTAAATTTGAGCAGTTAAACTAGCTAGTTACCGCCTCTTTCATTGATTGCCTACTTTTAGGAACAATTAACGATTTTGTTACAGGGTATGAAGCAGTCGTCGTAGTAGTGTAATATTGCTGCCCTTTTAAATTggaatacaaataatttttcttattgaaggtattcttttgttttttgaGCCGTTAAATCTTATTtggagaaatatttttttttcttttaaaaatatgagtTAGACCTGTCATTTTTGTAGTGTAATTAAGTGATTaaagttttgttttttaattggaATGTCGAGAATTGGACTCTTTGAATGAATTCGttgacttgataaaaaaaatgaaacaattaatatatgtgAAATTTGCAATAATGGTACAAAAATTCAAGAAATCATTTCTTAGAGGAAAGTAGGAGAGCATTAAAGTGTTGAATTAATTCATGAGCATATATGTCGACATATGCAAACTAATTGTCTCCATGATAGTCCTTTATTTCTTGCCATATTGATGATTATAATTGTGACTTGTGAATTGGTTTTCttttcataaagaaaatatatattctaatttgtATAAACAATAATGATGGAATTGTCTCTTAACTTATTATGTTATCACTAAAGCAGGAAgtataaatgtttaatattcTATTCACTGTcctaaaacaataatttaataatttatagggtcacgtaaaataaatatatgaactATTCATTTATATCACTGAgcttataaaaatataactaacaattaagctaatttttttataattatagcgttaaaatattatatatctctatattatttttaaaaggtgttaattttagaaaataaaattgcatAGGTCCGTCCCATAACCATACCCATTAAAGTGAAACATTATTACGTGGTTGTGCTAGCTTATTTTACATGTCATAAAGTTACAAAAtttatgcaaaaaaaaaaattcaataattgaaaatatttcttGTGCCAAAACATCCATACCCAATGCTTATACaccaaagaaaaattatatattaaaataagacaTGCTTAAAGTGATTTTTAAGTATAAGAAGTtgcttaacttttaaaaatttaaaaagtgaaattttctattctcttaatttttataCCTTAGCATGTGCTTATGATCTCCTTTGATtcttcttataaaaaaaaaaacattactttTTTATCTACATTTTAGCTGTCTTGTAAGTGGTGAGCTTTGTCCCTCCAAAATCCATGAAAATAAGGGAAACCCTAAAGCAAAGGGAACAAAGATTCattgaattaaatgatttaGGTCCCCATTTTCCAAAGCCTAAATAATGCCATAATTGGGACCTCCCCTAAAGTCTATTGGCTAAACCCCTCCATTTGTACATTAAAGTCACTCATAATTAACCCACCACCACGAAAGGAcactaaattttcttttatgcaTTGGATGAAATGAattgttttaaagaaattaatgcTTTAAAAAAGCAAAAAAAGAACATAATTTGTACTATTATATGGtattatttaagtaaaaaaaaattagaatctATGACAGCAAGTTTGAGCTAgctgtaaattaaaaaaaaaacatggagATAATGAAACATTAGATcattctattatattatatattggatGAAAAATAGTATTACAAAAAGGAATATTACAAAcatctaaattaaaattacaacttatatttaCTTGACAAGTTACAAAGTTTATAGACAAAATAAGaacatgaaaatgaaaatatgaaacaaaataTAGTCAAAAGAGGTTGTAGAATAATAGAATTCCTTCCCATGgtgtgagtttttttttgtgtaaacTATAGTGTccattttgttttgatattttgtgGTTTCTAATGGAtgaatgaacttttttttttgaaaaaaatcacaaatatttCTTATCTTTTCTAGTTTTGCACTAAAACCAAACAAGGAATCATGATCCAAATCAACATCACTTCAAACCTTAACAAAACTAGCAACTAAGAAACAATCAAACACACAATAATGGACACAAATCATCTAACAATATATCACCTCCCATCCAACGAATTAAACGACTCCGCGAATCCATACGGTCGAGTAGGTATGCTCGTTTGCGTGTTATCCATGCTAGGAAGAAACGACGACGAAGAAGTCGATTCCATTTGACTTCTCCCTTCAAACGCTTGCCATTTCTTAAGAGCCTGCGGCAATGACATGTCAAAGTCTATGCCGTATATGTCGTCGGAGTTCTGATCCGACGGCTTCCAAATCTCCACAAGCGACGAAAGTACATTCACCGCGTGCCCCATGTCGGGCCTCTGGTATGGCTCCCTGGCGGAACAATGTCCCGCGAGCTCAGCCACCGTGCTTATACTTGCAAACACTTCATCCTCGGTCGCGTCTATGGAAGGGTCAATCGCTTTCCTAAAACCATCCTTGTTAAGATGGATTCTTCGGAACCATGTTACTAGATGCATACTCTCCTCCGGTTGGCTCTCGTCCAATGCTTTCCTTCCCGTTATCAACTCCATCAAGATTACTCCAAAACTGAACACGTCGACCTTAGTTGTAACTCGGCCAGTCACTACAATAGAGTCAAAAGCGTTTATAAATCCAAATATGAATTGTAAATATAAAGGGCAGGCAGGCGAAAGAAATAGTACCTGCATACTCGGGAGCAAGATAACCGAAGGTTCCGGCTATTCGAGTTTCAATGGAACCTTTCCCTTCGGGTGCGAGACGAACTAGACCAAAATCCCCAACCTTCGCCCTCATATCATCGCCAAGAAGAATATTGGAAGGCTTCAAATCTCTATGAATGAAGCTTTGATGAGCCAAATTATGAAGATACTCAACTCCCCTAGCCACATCCAAAGCTATAGTCAATCTTCTTGTCCATTCTAACGGTTTAATTCCTTCAACCGCCCAACTAAACAAATGACGGCTAAGTGTTCCTTGAGGCATGTATTCATACACAAGCAACTTCTCATTTCCATCCAAACAATAACCTAAGAGAGCCACCAGGTTCCTATGTCTAACCTTAGTCAAAACCGCGATCTCCGACTTGAACTCCGACAACCCTTTGCCCGTAATAACACCCGATTCCATTCTCTTAACCGCGATTTTTGTCCCGTCGTGCAATTCCCCTTTGTAAACCGTGCCGAAACCGCCTTGTCCCAATATGTTTTCTTTGCTAAAGTTGTTAGTAACGTTCTTCAACACTTGGATGGAAATTACCATGTTACTCGTGCTCTCCCCCATTTGAATGTTGTCCCCGCTTTCACTCCCGGGAAATGCGTGCGTTTCGCTCATTGCGCCCACGCTCACGCTCGAGCCCGCCACGGTTATCTTCACGCTGTCGTTGTCTGATCCCGAGAAGCGGGGGTGGATTACCATCGCGTTTGGGCTCTGAACTTGGCTGAACCGCTTTTGTTTTCTCTTGTAGAAACAAAAAACAGTTAAACCGATTAATAATGTCAAGATGATAGCACCAAGAATCGAGAGCACGACGATTCCAATCCAATTCTTGGACTGTTCTGACCCGTTTCTCGACCCGGGTCCTTTTTTAGACCCGTTGTTATCATTCGACGAAGATCCGGGTGTGGCGGAATTATCCTCTGGCTTTCCGATATCGGGATTACCATTTGTGTTCACGATCACATTGCTCCGAAAAGATGGGATTTTCCCGTGAAGGCGATTGTTCGATACGTCGATTTCGGCTAGGGATGGCAATGCAGAGAGCTCTTGCGGGATGGTGCCCGTGAAATTGTTATCGGCAAGAACTAGCCTTTGAAGGGACTTGAGCGAGGCGAAATCGGGCGAAATTGACCCGTTTAGACCCATTTTCTCGAAATTTACTATAGTAATATTCCCGTTGTTACAAGTTATTCCGAACCAATTCAAACAAGGGTCATTTCCCTTCCAATTCTCGGCTAATCTTTCAGGATAACCCGTGGATTTGGCGATGGATAGCAATGTGTTCACACGCGGGTCGCAGTCAATCGGTTCGGGCAGGCAAAAGCTGTTGGTATCGTCGGATAAATCGAGAGAAACCGAATTCGCAAACTTAGGAGTTGGTCCTTGAAACATGTTATTAGTCAAATTGACAATCTTTAAGGAAGTGAGATTCATCAAAGACAAAGGAATAGGACCGGTGAAGTGATTATCCCTAAGACTCAAACTCTCCAAATTCATCAAACCCGAGAAATCAGGCAATGGACCCGAAAACCCATTTGAGTGAAACCAAGCTTCTTTTAGAAACGTCATGTTCTGAATAACATCTATATCTCCGGTGAGCTTACTATCACTCTTTTGCCCGTTTACCCAAATGGATTCAATTTGTGAACCGGAAAAGCTAGATGGTAATCCTCCATCCAACGAATTGAAAGCCAAATGCAGATTCACAAGACCCGGAAACTCATCCGGACCAAAGAAATCGGGTATTTTTCCAGTGATATTGGCATTATTTGCCGAGAAATTCTGCAACGTCGAGGCATCACGGAGACTTTCGGGTAATTCCCAAGACGAAAACGGGTTATTATCAATCTCAACGGATTGTAGTGACGTCATGCCGGAGAAGAAATCAGAAGGAATTGAAGTAAACTGGTTATTACTAAGCATTATAACTTGTAATGAAGTAAAGTTTCTCAAAGTGGGTAATGGCCCTGAAATGTTGTTCCATTGAAGCTCTAATCTCTCAAGTCGAGTTAGATAAGAGAGATTAGGGGAGAGAGTACCTTGAAGATTCTGATGCCCGATTTGAATACGGGTGACCCGTTTATCATCAGAGCAGCTAATATGTTTCCAGTTGCAAGGATCTGGGTCGGACCAACCAAGTTCAGGAGACGGGTTTAAGCTCTTCTTTAAAGATATCATCACATCGGAATCTGTTGGGTTAGTCTGAGAATGAACCAAGATGAAGATTGAAGAAATTAAGGCAAGAAAGAACCCTATCCCAGTTGGAATTTTCATCACGATAAGCAAATTTGAAGTGAGAGATAGAGAGAAGATCAGAAAGAAGGATCCAACTTTTTCTGGTATAATGTTGTGGGAAAGTTTTAAAGGTCGAGAAAAGTATTTGATTTTGGAGGTAGAAGACGAAGAACATGGAACATGGTTTTGTTTAACGTTTGTgttgtgtgtgtgagagagagtgATATGGTGATGGGAGAGAGGAGTGGAGAAGGGGGCTGGGCTATGAGTGGATGCACATGGTAGTGGGGCCCACCATGCTACATCTGAAAACTAAAAATGGCTGTCAGTTGGCAGCTTAAGAGCTGGATTCTTCTTTTTAGGAGCTCAAAGTAACTATAATTATAACCATATTAATcatgttttattacatttaattaatcatACTTTTCATTTAAGAACATGTTTGATTCCTTTGAGATATAATATATGGTCAATTCATTATCAGTGATACCACTTAAGAAAGTCATTAAAatgtatcatatatatattagtgataACATTgaaatcaaagtcttcttttTTACTCTGATTTGGTTTATGTGATAGGTTTTGATTCAATATCTTATTTAGTTGAaacagattttttattttgaatttttataattcgaataatattattattgtttttaagtGGGTAGTTTGTTGTTTATACCCTCAGATTGTCTTGGTAATTATTTATCGAGTTCATATTCTTCTCCTTCTTAGCAGCAAAAGAGATGAAATTAACGAATTTAATGTTATTTCTAATAAGGAGTCACTGAAACAGATCTTTCGGTTAGAGACACTCTTAAAGACGTTTTCTCATTATTTATACgagtttctcattttttttaaccatatACAGACGATATACAGATGATCAGTTATTATTTGACAAAACATCTATGACGTTGCTTATCAACCCTTGATAAAGAACATCGCTTagactatttggtagagatttcTAAATAACACTGTTTGATTGATTTGTTCGACTTGCTCTAATTGTTAGAGATTTTTGGAGTCACTCTCAATAAATTAGGAGATTGATCGATTTtcgttattataattttaattattacaaatatatcatattatttaatacttaaatttttatttagttgtttttgATTTGTTAAccttattttacaatttaattttcgaTAGATAACTtgttgtttgaattaattattaattttttaaataaataaataagccaTTACtgaattaaacaaaatttaagttTACTATTAACACAAGTCTAGTTTATAAGTAAGACagctacacttataataaaaaaaatacataacatGTTTTTTTCATATGCATATTAAATCGAATCAAATTTgatccatttgactttcttaaactaatttatatattttacatatttaatttagtacaatttaaaattaattattataaacttgTACTATCAATCTAgtaataattttagtaatttattattatatgtatattagtATAAATATGTGCATGTACTATTAATCtattattaacaataattcaaaataatttttttagaatttttatattatacttaaaattagTAACTTATATAtagttaagttttttttttttttgtatttaaccaaattgttattaaaaaaaatacgttaactaattttttttaattaaaagtcacattcataatattttaaaatgttaaattattatataagctagaaatatatattattatttacatttacaATTACAACTAAATTGGTCAGGGGTCACTCGATTAAAACAATTGTACTATTAgcaataaaaaagattaaaacaaTTGTACCGTTGTAGAAAAAGGACAGTATTTTAATATCAAGGACTATTTGAATAACCATACactatattattaaatattataggactaatagatataatataataatatatttaaataaaaaaataaaaaataattttgtttgaaatttttttttatatatttattttgtttgaaatgattTCTAATACAATTGTTTTTGCTTGAAATAATTAGgtcttttcaaaataaataacctAACTCCAagtatgaataatttttattctacggtcaaaatataaactatctttataattaatttaaaatcatcgatcatttaaaattacaacTAGATCgtgtttataatatttggattagaacatattttcattagtaaatttcttttatctttcAATTAAATTACATTCTTAAGTCAGAGTTCATTCTCACTAAAAAATAATCGATTTTTTTGAATGTAAGTCTTATATAGTTGGCTGATTCTAAGTATAttaagagttttataaaacaatatcatattttatattttgtaatctatattatattatttatattttaattagctACATGATTATATTGAACATTTTCTTTTctcaatatcaatattttattattatttagagatGATTTTGATGATACAATACAAacacataatatttaaatatggagGAGACGAACGAATAACAATATCATCGTCGTCTTAGTCTATAACATCGTTGTTGAGA is part of the Impatiens glandulifera chromosome 1, dImpGla2.1, whole genome shotgun sequence genome and encodes:
- the LOC124919412 gene encoding receptor protein kinase TMK1-like, with protein sequence MKIPTGIGFFLALISSIFILVHSQTNPTDSDVMISLKKSLNPSPELGWSDPDPCNWKHISCSDDKRVTRIQIGHQNLQGTLSPNLSYLTRLERLELQWNNISGPLPTLRNFTSLQVIMLSNNQFTSIPSDFFSGMTSLQSVEIDNNPFSSWELPESLRDASTLQNFSANNANITGKIPDFFGPDEFPGLVNLHLAFNSLDGGLPSSFSGSQIESIWVNGQKSDSKLTGDIDVIQNMTFLKEAWFHSNGFSGPLPDFSGLMNLESLSLRDNHFTGPIPLSLMNLTSLKIVNLTNNMFQGPTPKFANSVSLDLSDDTNSFCLPEPIDCDPRVNTLLSIAKSTGYPERLAENWKGNDPCLNWFGITCNNGNITIVNFEKMGLNGSISPDFASLKSLQRLVLADNNFTGTIPQELSALPSLAEIDVSNNRLHGKIPSFRSNVIVNTNGNPDIGKPEDNSATPGSSSNDNNGSKKGPGSRNGSEQSKNWIGIVVLSILGAIILTLLIGLTVFCFYKRKQKRFSQVQSPNAMVIHPRFSGSDNDSVKITVAGSSVSVGAMSETHAFPGSESGDNIQMGESTSNMVISIQVLKNVTNNFSKENILGQGGFGTVYKGELHDGTKIAVKRMESGVITGKGLSEFKSEIAVLTKVRHRNLVALLGYCLDGNEKLLVYEYMPQGTLSRHLFSWAVEGIKPLEWTRRLTIALDVARGVEYLHNLAHQSFIHRDLKPSNILLGDDMRAKVGDFGLVRLAPEGKGSIETRIAGTFGYLAPEYAVTGRVTTKVDVFSFGVILMELITGRKALDESQPEESMHLVTWFRRIHLNKDGFRKAIDPSIDATEDEVFASISTVAELAGHCSAREPYQRPDMGHAVNVLSSLVEIWKPSDQNSDDIYGIDFDMSLPQALKKWQAFEGRSQMESTSSSSFLPSMDNTQTSIPTRPYGFAESFNSLDGR